A section of the Neorhodopirellula lusitana genome encodes:
- a CDS encoding response regulator codes for MLVLSRRPDDSIVFPGVGITVHVLSTGNRMTRIGIEAPSNIRIVRKELLDGSSEETLDIDSFAAGMPTSADLHKIRNQLNALNLGLQFFRRQMDAGMVDEANVTFLRVINRLKQIEEDVTKQANAASIAEAAQEANRRIRVLLVEDDAEQRELLAGILQIQGCDVATAPGGEAALRCLKVGPLPNYVLLDMRMPNGDGATTVRALRKMNLATDLKIVATSGSPPAEFGINVGLDGVNHWFPKPINTDRLVAYLRQDEKVVLSTSS; via the coding sequence GTGCTTGTACTTTCGCGACGCCCTGATGATTCGATCGTTTTCCCCGGCGTCGGAATTACCGTTCACGTTTTGAGTACGGGGAATCGGATGACCCGGATTGGGATCGAAGCTCCTTCCAACATTCGGATTGTTCGCAAAGAGCTTCTTGATGGATCCAGTGAAGAAACGCTGGACATTGATAGCTTTGCGGCAGGAATGCCAACGTCAGCGGATCTGCACAAGATCCGCAATCAACTGAATGCGTTGAATCTGGGGCTGCAATTTTTCCGGCGTCAAATGGATGCGGGGATGGTCGACGAAGCGAACGTGACCTTCTTAAGAGTGATTAACCGTTTGAAGCAAATCGAGGAAGATGTCACGAAGCAGGCCAATGCGGCTTCGATTGCGGAGGCGGCGCAGGAGGCAAATCGACGAATCCGAGTTTTGTTGGTGGAAGATGATGCCGAGCAGAGAGAGTTGCTTGCGGGGATCCTGCAGATTCAAGGTTGTGACGTCGCCACTGCACCGGGCGGTGAGGCTGCCTTGCGTTGTCTGAAGGTAGGGCCATTGCCGAACTACGTTTTGTTGGACATGCGGATGCCCAATGGCGATGGAGCGACTACGGTTCGTGCTCTTCGCAAAATGAACCTGGCTACCGATTTGAAGATCGTTGCCACTAGCGGTTCCCCGCCGGCGGAGTTTGGAATCAACGTCGGGCTGGACGGCGTCAATCACTGGTTCCCTAAGCCCATCAACACGGATCGGCTGGTCGCGTATTTGCGGCAAGACGAGAAAGTCGTGCTGTCGACTTCGTCTTAG
- a CDS encoding 3-deoxy-7-phosphoheptulonate synthase: MTNPPNASSTDDLRIGSIKNLMPPRELIDEIPVEPAVAKTVLEGRESIQKVLSGEDDRLVVVVGPCSIHDPEAAREYAEKLAVEQAKHAGELVVVMRVYFEKPRTTVGWKGLINDPGLDDSFEINRGLRTARALLRDINAIGLPTGTEFLDLISPQYVADLVGWGAIGARTTESQGHRELASGLSCPVGFKNGTSGNVQIAVDAICSAERPHHFLSVTKDGTSAIFSTVGNPDCHVIMRGGKHTNYDAASIDMASELLEKAKLTPRIMIDCSHANSRKKHKRQRYVCRDVCSQVSEGDQRIMGVMIESNLAEGNQKLGATPLAKGVSVTDACVGWEDTVQMLDDLSAAVVGRRG, from the coding sequence ATGACGAACCCACCCAACGCCTCCTCCACCGACGATTTACGGATTGGATCGATCAAGAACTTGATGCCGCCCCGGGAATTGATCGACGAAATCCCAGTCGAGCCTGCGGTGGCGAAAACGGTATTGGAAGGGCGAGAATCAATCCAAAAAGTGCTCAGCGGGGAAGACGACCGGCTTGTTGTCGTGGTAGGGCCCTGCTCGATTCACGATCCTGAGGCTGCCCGCGAATACGCCGAAAAGCTTGCTGTTGAGCAAGCTAAGCACGCTGGCGAGTTGGTTGTCGTCATGCGGGTCTATTTCGAAAAGCCTCGGACCACGGTGGGTTGGAAGGGGTTGATTAACGACCCCGGCTTGGATGACAGTTTTGAAATCAACCGTGGCTTGCGAACCGCTCGCGCCCTGTTGCGGGATATCAATGCAATCGGACTCCCCACCGGCACGGAGTTCTTGGACTTGATCAGCCCCCAATACGTCGCCGACCTGGTTGGCTGGGGAGCGATCGGTGCTCGGACAACCGAAAGCCAAGGTCACCGTGAATTGGCGTCCGGCCTGTCGTGCCCGGTTGGTTTCAAGAACGGAACCAGCGGTAACGTCCAGATTGCCGTGGATGCAATCTGTTCAGCGGAACGTCCTCACCACTTCTTGTCGGTGACGAAAGATGGGACCTCGGCAATCTTTTCCACCGTTGGCAACCCTGATTGTCACGTCATCATGCGTGGTGGCAAGCATACGAATTATGACGCCGCTAGCATCGACATGGCTTCGGAACTTCTCGAGAAAGCCAAGCTGACTCCCCGCATCATGATCGATTGTTCGCACGCCAACAGTCGCAAAAAGCACAAGCGACAGCGATACGTTTGTCGCGACGTTTGCAGCCAGGTCAGCGAAGGCGATCAACGCATCATGGGTGTGATGATTGAAAGTAATTTGGCGGAAGGTAACCAGAAGCTCGGCGCCACTCCGCTGGCCAAGGGAGTTAGCGTGACGGATGCCTGCGTTGGTTGGGAAGACACCGTGCAAATGCTGGATGACCTGAGCGCTGCCGTCGTCGGTCGTCGCGGTTAA
- a CDS encoding mechanosensitive ion channel domain-containing protein has translation MTDSLHRQDAHGCTDNDYSTEPLGRLTWCPFNHPFASHLLLAVMCLVTGSGVAWGQGMGSSQIIYSGNSYPSGSYSGSTYPGSSYQGSSYQGVSSTTYPSQGSSQPVVTYPATYPAGSRVITSNGTLSPTGTLNSTGTLGSTGTLGSTGTLNSAGTLGSPVVIHGSPAAQGSSSTTLTHPTPNSNTNRSGTSNQNKSLSWSSQTTSSSSSNTASTFGPSSTRLIAPPSLSSRRSDSYTSLNSSQRNRSSSSDPQSYSASANPSLAKPRSRSGESQSSSSRVPARLVSQAFNRQSGPNSRGSEGQSGNTRYADSGYTDSQYTNSRFADTRFVDARLNSNSRLDARYDDLRQRQTQAYKYQAIQAARDAAEHFRSIARSTGNSRSDTVVADLALDNASFVDRWISLAESIGTIAHQVDQANDKLDSTRYDYDDVNTKLNHYGLTPTIGLLLRNKQEQLGRWQAEDSQTLFASQELGRSRQEQLELEMVQHDGSRPREQSQTLLNEVDIDATSSQNLALASQVQDLLQQRYHWLTSLREGYQYYQQKLGELDSSVNALSLLSSEYRTLIDQHVTWIRSGDPVGTDDLRQLKSGVPALFSSRRSGEFGQSLEDKWRTGPGAGIGLLISIIVIMLARWCAKSWLLNLGEKTRMRTATADSRKVAAGVLTVLVASAIPAILYLVARWLGNGLVTESTLHASSGFYAASLVAWMVEVPRQLLRKSGYVDKHVDVDLPRRDRATTYLTLIGMGLVLAAYLTTLAGLIDAGMWRDSVARFGFMTAMLLVAWTAHLSLRPNGGFLEPLIAKFGGRVIHRVRFLLYFAGIGFPIAMLGLSALGYGLTANELIQRVIFTLIGACIAATLWGGIKILSAGAWHMLTGSAVNNATSQTGSSRYSRESSFGYSDDEPAPTGQVTGVLGEHFLELKHHLAFLCQCGLVLAGIVAVGWLWIDVFPNAKMGNPVVWTIQDTVTKSSLDATGNPVVRSVAEATPITVMHLVLAATTLFVAFQLAKLLPALFDALVLQRVSFDEGMEHFSLVLGRCLLFGVGCFIACKWIGIRWQAIQWLAVGLTIGVGFGLQDMVRNLFGGLIVLFEKPARLGDFISVGKVTGRVSAQRLRTTVLSDDDGREVIVPNKNFVSEDVTNWMGAGRLNVIAIEVAVTRDERPADICRSLQELTIEQDEVLLTPAPQATLVCVGKRSQRIELRAWIEDDRNVSRFRDSLLKTVRRYLEDRRLLAVNQPTQPSVRDIMDDEPLLSTSRPRRKRPA, from the coding sequence ATGACCGATTCGCTCCATCGGCAAGATGCCCACGGTTGCACCGATAACGACTATTCCACTGAGCCGCTCGGGCGGCTCACTTGGTGCCCGTTCAACCATCCATTCGCTTCGCACCTGCTACTTGCCGTGATGTGCCTAGTCACAGGCTCCGGTGTGGCGTGGGGTCAAGGAATGGGCTCTTCCCAAATCATCTACTCAGGCAACTCCTACCCGAGCGGCTCTTACTCGGGAAGTACGTACCCGGGAAGCAGTTACCAAGGCAGCTCCTACCAGGGCGTCAGTAGCACGACTTACCCGAGCCAGGGATCCTCGCAGCCCGTCGTGACGTACCCAGCGACCTATCCAGCGGGAAGCCGGGTCATTACTTCGAACGGGACGCTAAGTCCAACCGGAACCCTCAATTCAACAGGAACACTGGGCTCAACAGGAACACTGGGCTCAACCGGGACACTGAACTCCGCCGGGACACTGGGCTCGCCCGTCGTCATCCATGGGTCACCCGCCGCGCAGGGATCCTCCAGCACGACCTTGACACATCCAACGCCGAACTCCAACACGAACCGCAGCGGCACCTCCAATCAGAACAAGTCGTTAAGCTGGAGCTCGCAAACTACTTCAAGCTCATCCAGCAATACGGCCTCCACATTCGGCCCCAGCTCAACTCGCTTAATAGCGCCACCTTCGCTTTCATCAAGACGTTCGGATTCCTACACCAGCCTGAACTCATCCCAACGAAATCGGTCGAGCTCATCGGACCCGCAATCCTACTCGGCATCCGCCAATCCTTCACTCGCCAAGCCCCGCTCACGATCTGGCGAATCCCAAAGTTCGTCCAGTCGCGTTCCCGCTCGCCTGGTTTCGCAAGCCTTCAATCGTCAATCGGGCCCCAACTCACGTGGCTCCGAAGGCCAGTCCGGCAACACACGATATGCCGACTCGGGTTACACCGATTCGCAATATACGAATTCGCGGTTTGCCGACACACGATTCGTTGACGCACGGCTCAATTCAAACAGCCGCCTTGATGCCCGCTACGACGACCTGCGTCAGCGGCAAACCCAGGCCTACAAGTATCAAGCGATCCAAGCGGCACGTGACGCTGCCGAACACTTCCGTTCGATTGCCCGCTCGACCGGCAACTCGAGATCCGACACTGTTGTCGCCGACCTGGCGCTGGACAACGCATCCTTTGTGGACCGGTGGATCAGCCTGGCCGAATCAATTGGCACGATCGCCCATCAAGTCGACCAAGCCAACGACAAACTTGATTCGACACGCTACGACTACGACGACGTTAACACCAAACTGAACCACTATGGGCTGACGCCGACAATCGGCCTGTTATTGCGGAACAAACAAGAACAACTGGGGCGATGGCAGGCCGAAGATTCACAAACACTCTTCGCCAGCCAAGAACTGGGGCGATCCCGGCAAGAACAGCTCGAACTAGAGATGGTCCAGCACGATGGCTCCCGCCCCCGCGAACAAAGCCAAACGCTACTAAACGAGGTCGATATTGACGCGACCAGCTCTCAAAACCTGGCACTCGCGTCCCAGGTCCAAGACCTGCTTCAGCAGCGATACCACTGGCTCACGTCGCTTCGTGAAGGATACCAATACTACCAACAAAAACTGGGTGAACTCGATTCATCAGTCAACGCGTTGTCTTTGTTGAGCAGCGAATACCGCACGCTGATCGACCAACACGTGACCTGGATCCGCAGTGGCGATCCGGTTGGCACGGATGACCTGCGGCAACTCAAAAGCGGCGTCCCCGCCCTTTTCAGCTCGCGTCGCAGTGGCGAGTTCGGCCAATCGCTGGAAGACAAATGGCGAACCGGCCCCGGCGCAGGAATCGGACTGCTGATCTCGATCATCGTGATCATGCTGGCCCGCTGGTGTGCGAAATCGTGGCTATTGAACCTTGGCGAAAAGACGCGGATGCGAACCGCCACCGCTGACTCACGCAAGGTTGCCGCGGGAGTCCTAACCGTACTGGTCGCTTCGGCGATCCCCGCAATCCTTTACTTAGTCGCTCGCTGGCTTGGCAACGGGCTTGTTACCGAGTCGACTCTGCATGCATCTAGCGGCTTCTATGCGGCTAGCTTGGTGGCGTGGATGGTAGAAGTCCCTCGCCAGCTACTTCGCAAATCCGGCTACGTGGACAAACACGTGGATGTCGATTTGCCACGCCGGGACCGAGCGACGACCTACCTAACCTTGATCGGAATGGGCTTAGTCCTGGCAGCTTACTTGACCACACTGGCGGGTTTGATCGACGCGGGAATGTGGCGTGATTCGGTTGCCCGATTTGGTTTCATGACCGCGATGCTTTTGGTCGCCTGGACGGCTCACCTATCGCTTCGCCCCAACGGTGGCTTCCTGGAACCATTGATTGCTAAGTTTGGTGGGCGCGTGATCCATCGCGTTCGATTCCTGCTGTACTTTGCCGGAATCGGATTCCCAATTGCAATGCTTGGGCTGTCCGCCCTGGGGTATGGACTGACCGCCAACGAATTAATTCAACGTGTCATCTTTACGTTGATTGGAGCGTGCATCGCCGCGACGCTGTGGGGCGGAATCAAGATCCTATCCGCGGGCGCATGGCACATGCTGACAGGGTCAGCCGTGAACAATGCCACCTCCCAAACCGGATCCAGCCGATACTCACGCGAATCCAGCTTCGGCTACTCCGATGATGAACCAGCACCAACCGGACAAGTCACCGGCGTGCTGGGCGAGCACTTCCTTGAACTGAAACATCACCTCGCGTTTCTATGCCAGTGCGGACTCGTATTAGCAGGAATCGTCGCCGTAGGCTGGCTGTGGATCGACGTCTTCCCCAACGCGAAGATGGGCAACCCAGTAGTCTGGACCATTCAAGATACCGTCACGAAGTCATCACTGGACGCAACTGGAAACCCCGTCGTTCGCTCCGTTGCCGAAGCGACCCCGATCACGGTGATGCACCTGGTGCTGGCGGCGACCACCCTGTTCGTCGCGTTCCAACTTGCCAAATTGCTGCCAGCCTTATTCGATGCGTTGGTGCTGCAACGGGTGTCTTTTGACGAGGGGATGGAACACTTCTCCCTGGTGCTTGGGCGATGCCTGTTGTTTGGAGTCGGTTGCTTCATCGCATGCAAATGGATCGGAATCCGCTGGCAAGCAATCCAGTGGCTGGCCGTTGGGCTGACGATCGGCGTCGGTTTCGGATTGCAGGATATGGTCCGCAATCTGTTCGGCGGCCTGATCGTACTATTCGAGAAACCGGCTCGCCTGGGTGACTTCATTAGCGTTGGCAAAGTCACCGGACGCGTGTCCGCTCAGCGTCTTCGAACGACGGTTCTATCGGATGACGATGGCCGCGAAGTAATTGTGCCAAACAAGAATTTCGTCAGCGAAGACGTCACCAACTGGATGGGTGCCGGCCGCCTAAACGTGATCGCGATCGAAGTCGCGGTAACACGCGATGAGCGTCCCGCGGACATCTGCCGTTCACTGCAAGAACTGACGATCGAACAAGACGAAGTGCTGCTGACCCCGGCCCCGCAAGCAACCTTGGTTTGCGTCGGCAAACGATCCCAAAGAATCGAACTGCGAGCATGGATCGAAGACGACCGCAACGTTTCTCGGTTCCGCGACTCGCTGCTCAAAACCGTCCGTCGCTATCTCGAAGACCGCCGCTTGCTGGCGGTCAACCAACCGACACAACCTTCGGTACGCGACATCATGGACGACGAACCGCTGCTATCAACGTCCCGACCACGCCGCAAACGGCCCGCCTAA
- a CDS encoding pyrophosphate--fructose-6-phosphate 1-phosphotransferase, with translation MSIKRVGILTAGGLAPCLSSAIGALIQSYSQEAPEVEILCYRSGYKGLLLGDSFVVTPEMRQQAGILHEHGGSPIGNSRVKLTNVEDCVKRKLVQPGQDPLKVAAEQLQADQVDVLHTIGGDDTNTTAADLAAFLAKHDYELTVVGLPKTIDNDVIPIRQSLGAWTAAEEGAKFFENIVGEHSANPRMLIIHEVMGRNCGWLTAATANAYRKRLDRLNFVPEMGLSRERKEVHGVYVPEMHFDLAEEATRLRAIMDKQDCVNIFISEGAGVDTIVEEMESRGESVPKDAFGHYKLDAVNPGKWFGKHFGDMLGAEKTLVQKSGYFSRAAPANADDIQLIAKCAAKAVECALAGEGGVIGEDEDQGDTLRAIEFDRIRGGKPFNIDLPWFEELLGEINQTKGYVVETEHA, from the coding sequence ATGTCGATTAAGCGAGTTGGAATCCTCACCGCCGGAGGCCTCGCGCCTTGCCTCTCATCTGCCATCGGTGCGCTGATCCAGTCCTACTCTCAAGAGGCTCCTGAGGTCGAGATTCTATGCTATCGCTCGGGGTACAAAGGCCTGCTCTTAGGCGACAGTTTCGTTGTCACTCCCGAAATGCGCCAACAGGCGGGAATCCTTCATGAACATGGCGGCAGCCCGATCGGCAATAGCCGCGTCAAACTGACCAACGTCGAAGACTGCGTTAAACGTAAGCTGGTCCAACCGGGCCAAGATCCGCTGAAGGTCGCAGCCGAACAATTGCAAGCCGATCAAGTCGATGTGCTGCATACAATTGGCGGCGACGACACCAACACCACCGCAGCGGACCTGGCAGCATTCTTAGCCAAGCACGATTACGAGCTAACCGTCGTTGGCTTGCCCAAGACGATTGACAATGACGTCATTCCGATTCGCCAAAGCCTGGGCGCCTGGACTGCGGCTGAAGAAGGTGCCAAATTCTTCGAAAACATCGTGGGCGAACACAGCGCCAATCCACGAATGCTGATCATCCACGAAGTCATGGGCCGAAATTGCGGCTGGCTCACCGCTGCCACTGCGAATGCCTATCGCAAACGATTGGACCGGTTGAACTTCGTTCCCGAAATGGGGCTCAGCCGCGAACGCAAAGAAGTTCATGGCGTCTATGTTCCTGAAATGCACTTCGACTTGGCCGAAGAGGCCACTCGACTGCGAGCGATCATGGACAAGCAAGATTGCGTCAACATCTTCATTTCCGAAGGTGCCGGGGTCGATACGATCGTCGAAGAAATGGAATCGCGCGGCGAGTCTGTCCCCAAGGACGCTTTTGGGCACTACAAGCTGGATGCGGTAAACCCTGGCAAATGGTTTGGCAAGCATTTCGGGGACATGCTCGGAGCGGAAAAAACACTGGTTCAAAAAAGCGGTTACTTCAGCCGTGCCGCCCCCGCCAACGCGGATGACATCCAATTGATCGCGAAGTGCGCCGCCAAGGCAGTCGAATGTGCACTTGCAGGTGAAGGCGGAGTCATTGGCGAAGACGAAGACCAAGGCGACACCCTACGCGCGATCGAGTTCGATCGCATCCGTGGCGGGAAACCGTTCAACATCGACCTGCCATGGTTTGAAGAATTACTGGGCGAAATCAACCAAACCAAGGGTTACGTTGTCGAAACTGAGCATGCGTGA
- a CDS encoding circularly permuted type 2 ATP-grasp protein: MGVSKLPGYLTEGFYDEVVDADGIARPEAIALVDLINRLPRGELIRRQDAIERSLYQMGITFTVYSDEQGTEKIMPFDIVPRILSAEVWTDVELGLKQRIRALNRFLSDVYNDRNIINAGLIPASIVDSCPQYLPQCMGLRPPQDVWCHITGTDLVRDNQGDVYVLEDNLRCPSGVSYVLQNRSMMKKNFPVAFTDSSVRPVSDYPARLYQMLRKMAPADMLNPTVVVLTPGVYNSAYYEHSFLAHQMGVELVEGRDLIVQDDRVYMRTTDGLQPVDVIYRRVDDIFLDPEVFRKDSVLGVPGLMRAYRAGNVALANAPGTGVADDKVVYAFVPEMIRFYLGEEPILNNVPTYLCQRDDDRKYVLEHLDELVVKAAGESGGYGILIGPHATDEERQEFAVKIKENPRNYVAQPTLQLSRVPTMVGDELEGRHVDLRPYILCASADDMDDVYVLPGGLTRVALKKGSLVVNSSQGGGSKDTWVVARPGQDVATP, encoded by the coding sequence ATGGGCGTGTCGAAGTTACCTGGTTATCTAACTGAGGGTTTCTACGATGAAGTCGTGGATGCCGATGGCATTGCCCGGCCCGAGGCGATTGCGTTGGTCGACTTGATCAATCGCTTGCCCCGAGGTGAGCTGATTCGTCGCCAAGACGCGATCGAGCGATCGCTGTATCAGATGGGTATCACGTTCACCGTCTATAGCGATGAACAGGGCACCGAAAAAATCATGCCCTTTGACATCGTGCCGCGGATTTTGTCGGCGGAAGTTTGGACGGATGTCGAACTTGGGCTGAAGCAACGGATTCGGGCGCTGAATCGATTCCTTTCGGACGTCTACAACGACCGCAATATCATCAACGCGGGGCTTATCCCGGCGAGCATTGTGGACTCATGCCCGCAGTACCTGCCACAGTGCATGGGATTGCGACCGCCGCAAGATGTTTGGTGCCACATCACGGGGACCGACCTGGTACGTGATAATCAAGGTGATGTGTACGTGCTCGAAGACAACCTGCGATGCCCGTCGGGCGTTTCGTACGTGCTTCAGAACCGTTCGATGATGAAGAAGAACTTCCCGGTTGCGTTCACGGATTCCAGCGTCCGGCCGGTGAGTGATTATCCAGCCCGCCTGTATCAGATGCTTCGTAAGATGGCACCGGCGGACATGCTCAACCCGACCGTCGTGGTGCTGACACCAGGCGTTTACAACAGTGCTTATTACGAGCACTCATTCCTCGCTCACCAAATGGGCGTGGAGCTGGTCGAAGGCCGGGATTTGATCGTTCAAGATGATCGCGTCTACATGCGGACCACCGATGGGCTGCAGCCTGTCGATGTGATCTATCGTCGTGTCGATGACATTTTCTTGGATCCCGAAGTCTTCCGTAAAGATTCGGTCCTTGGTGTTCCTGGCCTGATGCGTGCCTACCGTGCCGGTAACGTGGCGTTGGCGAATGCACCGGGAACTGGCGTTGCAGACGACAAGGTTGTCTACGCATTTGTGCCAGAGATGATTCGTTTCTACTTGGGGGAAGAGCCCATCTTGAACAATGTTCCGACGTACCTTTGCCAGCGTGACGATGATCGAAAGTACGTGCTAGAACACCTGGACGAGTTGGTCGTGAAGGCCGCCGGGGAATCGGGTGGCTACGGCATCCTGATTGGGCCGCACGCGACGGATGAGGAACGGCAAGAATTTGCGGTTAAGATCAAGGAAAATCCACGCAACTATGTGGCCCAACCAACGCTGCAGCTTTCACGCGTGCCGACGATGGTGGGTGACGAGTTGGAGGGCCGTCACGTCGATTTACGCCCATACATTCTATGTGCCAGTGCCGATGACATGGACGACGTGTACGTGTTGCCGGGCGGATTGACCCGTGTCGCATTGAAGAAGGGATCCTTGGTTGTCAATTCATCTCAAGGCGGTGGCAGTAAAGACACCTGGGTTGTCGCTCGCCCCGGTCAAGATGTTGCGACGCCCTAG
- a CDS encoding alpha-E domain-containing protein — MLSRVAESVYWMSRQIERAENHARFLEVTLHLILDQPENLVDPWDPLVRITGDEEWFKEKYGVANQENVVNFLAFDDEYPHSMLTCLRAARENARGVREKLSSEAFEQINEFYHFVNEASKNELLDRDSQFFDEVREHTIQWSGILTSTMAQDTAWHFANVGRMLERADKTSRILDVKYFNLFYSLEHVGTAIDDLQWSSLLLAISGFEAYRRDYHTIDLDNVVGFFLFNKTFPRSVHHCVASAGWSLGQIDEASVQGVPRNSSKVLEALQQRLANTEVKEVLAIGMHEFVDGLQEELNAIGSSMSEDYFQISVGV, encoded by the coding sequence ATGCTTTCCCGCGTTGCTGAATCCGTTTACTGGATGAGTCGCCAGATCGAGCGAGCCGAGAATCATGCTCGGTTTTTAGAGGTGACTCTGCACTTGATCCTAGATCAACCTGAAAACCTCGTCGATCCTTGGGATCCGCTCGTTCGCATTACCGGCGACGAAGAGTGGTTCAAGGAAAAATACGGTGTGGCAAACCAAGAGAACGTTGTCAACTTTCTAGCGTTTGACGATGAGTACCCGCACTCGATGCTGACCTGCTTGCGAGCGGCACGCGAGAACGCTCGTGGTGTTCGTGAAAAGCTGTCGTCCGAAGCGTTTGAGCAAATCAACGAGTTCTATCACTTCGTGAACGAAGCTTCTAAGAATGAGTTGCTGGATCGCGATAGTCAGTTCTTTGACGAGGTTCGCGAGCATACCATTCAGTGGAGCGGAATCCTGACCAGCACGATGGCACAGGACACCGCTTGGCATTTTGCCAACGTGGGCCGGATGCTGGAGCGGGCGGACAAGACTTCACGCATTCTGGACGTGAAGTACTTCAATCTGTTTTACAGTTTAGAGCATGTCGGCACGGCAATTGACGATCTTCAGTGGTCATCGTTGCTATTGGCGATTAGCGGATTCGAAGCCTATCGCCGCGATTATCACACGATCGACCTCGACAATGTGGTGGGCTTCTTTCTGTTTAACAAAACATTCCCGCGTTCGGTGCATCACTGCGTTGCGTCGGCAGGATGGTCCCTTGGGCAAATCGATGAAGCGTCGGTGCAAGGCGTTCCACGAAACTCAAGCAAGGTGCTTGAGGCGTTGCAGCAACGTTTGGCGAACACCGAAGTCAAGGAAGTTCTTGCGATCGGCATGCATGAGTTCGTCGACGGCCTGCAAGAAGAACTCAATGCGATCGGTAGTTCGATGAGTGAAGACTATTTCCAAATCTCTGTCGGTGTCTAA